One genomic region from Salvia hispanica cultivar TCC Black 2014 chromosome 2, UniMelb_Shisp_WGS_1.0, whole genome shotgun sequence encodes:
- the LOC125206823 gene encoding pectinesterase-like yields MGDTDAGSIKKVIIAAVASVLLVAAIISVIVATTYNRARSEVVSTSKAVEAICSPTRYKATCQHSLSKANTTDHRKLIETAITAAVGDVRAVLASSAVLLEAAKDPATKGAFAVCRDVLARAVRDLRRSVRKVGGAFADAARARAHVSDIRTWLSAVVANQETCLDAFRNTTGDAGERMERLLKTARELSSNGLAMVTDFPEYVGGGGRKMVVKEGGVFVGRRLADTASLKPSIVVAKDGGGDFKTINDALASLPKRSNDSFVVIHIKAGVYSENVEIPEGLNKIVFVGDGPSATRLTGKRSVAGGHQTYYTATLAISGEDFLGKDLGVENTAGPDGYQALAVRVSGDRCILHNVRMDGYQDTLCADTHRQYYSNCTVTGTIDFVFGNGLALFQDCTFVTRKPGPGQECVVTAQGRSDHKSNDAFIIQNSRFTAEPAFLAVRPRIASYLGRPWKKLSRTIIMESEIGEFIEPKGWATWIGTFGLDTCFYVEYENRGPGANTTGRVTWKGIHSLKGEQINSWTGGVVYGGDDWIRDSGVPYVPTMMQVKGN; encoded by the exons atgggggaCACGGACGCCGGCTCTATAAAGAAAGTCATAATCGCAGCCGTCGCCTCCGTCCTCTTGGTGGCGGCGATCATCTCCGTGATCGTCGCCACCACATACAACCGTGCCAGGTCGGAGGTGGTCTCCACTTCGAAAGCAGTGGAGGCCATCTGCTCCCCGACCCGGTACAAGGCCACGTGTCAGCACAGCCTCTCCAAGGCCAACACCACCGACCATCGCAAGCTCATCGAGACGGCGATCACGGCCGCTGTCGGCGACGTCCGCGCCGTCCTCGCGAGCTCCGCCGTCCTGCTGGAGGCGGCGAAGGACCCCGCGACGAAGGGAGCCTTCGCCGTCTGCAGGGACGTGCTCGCGAGGGCCGTCCGCGACCTGCGCCGCTCCGTCCGGAAGGTCGGCGGCGCGTTCGCGGACGCGGCCCGGGCGAGGGCGCACGTCTCCGACATCCGGACGTGGCTGAGCGCCGTCGTGGCGAACCAGGAGACGTGCCTCGACGCGTTTAGGAACACGACGGGAGACGCCGGGGAGAGGATGGAGAGGCTGCTTAAGACGGCGAGGGAGCTGTCGAGTAACGGCTTGGCGATGGTGACTGATTTTCCGGAGTAtgtcggcggcggcgggagGAAGATGGTGGTGAAGGAGGGCGGCGTGTTTGTTGGGAGGCGGCTGGCTGATACGGCGTCGTTGAAGCCGAGTATCGTTGTGGCAAAGGACGGCGGTGGAGATTTCAAGACCATCAACGATGCGTTAGCTTCGTTGCCGAAGAGGAGTAATGATTCGTTCGTCGTGATTCATATCAAGGCCGGCGTGTATAGTGAGAATGTTGAAATTCCGGAAGGCCTCAACAAGATCGTGTTCGTGGGCGACGGGCCGAGCGCCACCAGACTCACCGGGAAGAGGAGTGTGGCCGGAGGTCATCAAACCTACTATACAGCCACACTCG CTATAAGCGGGGAGGATTTCTTGGGCAAGGACCTCGGCGTGGAGAACACGGCGGGGCCCGACGGCTACCAAGCCCTCGCAGTCCGCGTCTCCGGCGACCGTTGCATCTTGCACAACGTCCGCATGGACGGCTACCAGGACACCCTCTGCGCCGACACCCACCGCCAGTACTACAGCAACTGCACCGTCACCGGCACCATCGACTTCGTCTTCGGGAACGGCCTCGCACTCTTCCAGGACTGCACGTTCGTCACGCGCAAGCCCGGCCCGGGCCAGGAGTGCGTGGTGACGGCCCAGGGCCGGTCCGACCACAAAAGCAACGACGCCTTCATAATCCAGAACAGCCGGTTCACGGCCGAACCAGCCTTCCTTGCCGTGAGGCCGAGGATCGCGTCTTACCTCGGGCGGCCGTGGAAGAAGCTGTCGAGGACCATCATCATGGAGTCCGAAATCGGGGAGTTTATCGAGCCGAAGGGGTGGGCCACGTGGATCGGGACGTTCGGGCTAGACACGTGCTTCTACGTGGAGTACGAAAACCGGGGGCCCGGGGCTAATACGACGGGCCGAGTGACGTGGAAGGGGATTCATAGTTTGAAGGGGGAGCAGATTAATAGCTGGACCGGCGGAGTTGTATACGGCGGCGATGATTGGATTAGGGATTCCGGTGTTCCGTACGTTCCTACGATGATGCAAGTTAAAggaaattga
- the LOC125208383 gene encoding pectinesterase-like, giving the protein MGLSKRVVGLGVLVALLLVAAAIASAIVFTNHHGQKNHDTSKQSGSGGGSGSGNETVVASKAVKMVCSTTDFKETCEKSIADAKTSDPKELVGAAFGAAVGSISGVLKSTAELKKAATDPSMKGAFEVCDEVLQNAVDDLKTSSQKLTSFFNPAKAKAFVAELRTRLAAVGDDQETCIDAFENTTGDAGDKMKAMLKTGKEMSSNGLAMVTDLFSIIGSPQLSSFLGGAGARRLMAEEEDVASAERRILQAAALKPTMVVAQDGSGQYKTISAALEALPKKNTNATIVIYIKAGVYKETCIVPKKVNKVVFIGDGPGKTVITGNLNFAAGVKTYHTATVVINADEFLAKDITFENTAGYKGHQAVALRVSGDMAVFHNVHILGYQDTLYAHKYRQFYSGCTISGTVDFVFGDALAIFQKCTFVVRKPGPNQACMVTAEGRIDPRSPGGFVLQNSSIVAEEALLSAEKAVKVYLGRPWKELSRTIIMASDIGGFVDPTGWAPWSGTFAIDTCYYGEYKNRGAGSNTSGRVQWKGIKKITPEIAQSWTGGAAYGDDSWIEKAGVPYVSTL; this is encoded by the exons atGGGACTCTCCAAGAGAGTCGTCGGCCTCGGCGTCCTCGTCGCCTTGCTCTTGGTGGCGGCCGCGATTGCCTCCGCAATCGTTTTCACCAATCACCACggccaaaaaaatcatgacaCCAGCAAGCAGAGCGGCAGCGGAGGCGGAAGCGGAAGCGGAAACGAAACTGTCGTCGCCTCGAAAGCCGTGAAGATGGTTTGCTCCACCACGGACTTCAAGGAGACGTGCGAGAAGAGCATCGCCGACGCCAAGACCTCCGACCCCAAGGAGCTGGTCGGGGCGGCCTTTGGCGCCGCGGTGGGCAGCATCTCGGGGGTGCTGAAGAGCACCGCCGAGCTGAAGAAGGCCGCCACCGACCCTTCCATGAAGGGGGCCTTTGAGGTCTGCGACGAGGTGCTTCAGAACGCTGTCGACGATCTGAAGACCTCGTCACAGAAGCTCACCTCCTTCTTCAACCCGGCCAAGGCGAAGGCCTTCGTGGCCGAGCTGAGGACGCGCCTGGCCGCCGTCGGGGACGACCAGGAGACGTGCATCGACGCGTTCGAGAACACCACCGGAGACGCGGGCGATAAGATGAAGGCTATGCTGAAAACCGGCAAGGAGATGTCGAGCAATGGCTTAGCTATGGTGACCGACCTTTTCTCGATCATCGGATCGCCGCAGCTCTCGAGCTTCCTGGGCGGCGCCGGCGCGCGGAGGCTCATGGCGGAGGAAGAAGACGTTGCTTCCGCGGAGCGGAGGATTTTGCAGGCGGCGGCGTTGAAGCCGACGATGGTGGTGGCTCAGGACGGAAGCGGCCAGTACAAGACAATCTCCGCTGCTTTGGAAGCTTTGCCTAAGAAGAACACTAACGCGACCATCGTGATTTATATTAAGGCCGGCGTGTACAAGGAGACGTGCATCGTCCCGAAGAAGGTTAATAAGGTCGTGTTTATCGGAGACGGCCCCGGAAAGACTGTCATCACCGGAAACTTGAACTTCGCCGCGGGTGTTAAGACATACCACACCGCCACCGTCG TGATCAACGCTGACGAATTTCTGGCCAAGGACATAACGTTCGAGAACACGGCCGGGTACAAAGGCCATCAAGCGGTGGCGCTGCGCGTGTCCGGTGACATGGCCGTGTTCCACAACGTGCACATCCTCGGGTACCAAGACACCCTCTACGCCCACAAATACCGCCAGTTCTACAGCGGGTGCACCATCTCCGGAACCGTTGACTTCGTCTTCGGGGACGCCCTCGCCATCTTCCAAAAGTGCACCTTTGTCGTGCGAAAGCCCGGGCCGAACCAGGCGTGCATGGTGACCGCGGAGGGGCGCATCGACCCACGCAGCCCCGGGGGCTTCGTGCTCCAGAACAGCAGCATCGTGGCCGAGGAGGCGCTCCTGTCGGCCGAGAAGGCCGTGAAGGTGTACCTAGGGAGGCCGTGGAAGGAGCTGTCGAGGACGATCATCATGGCGTCCGACATCGGCGGCTTCGTGGACCCCACGGGCTGGGCGCCGTGGTCCGGGACATTCGCTATCGACACGTGCTACTACGGTGAGTACAAGAACCGGGGGGCCGGATCGAACACGTCGGGCCGGGTCCAGTGGAAGGGTATTAAGAAAATAACGCCGGAGATTGCTCAGAGCTGGACCGGCGGCGCCGCCTACGGCGACGACTCTTGGATTGAGAAGGCGGGAGTCCCTTATGTTTCAACATTATGA
- the LOC125206824 gene encoding uncharacterized protein LOC125206824, protein MEVNKTSIGRFIKNNQLKPHTSVVKPTLTEANKIARMKCCLAHIHPTLGEGKLLYHSLHNIVHIDEKWFYMTKTSDRYYLLSDEDEPYRSCKSKRFITKVMFMAAVCRPLIGSDGEIIFDGKIGLFPFTEIVPAKRSSKNRPKGTLETKPIQLVNKEVMTACLINQIVPTIKAKWPANASKKIYIQQDNVKPHLKAADQQFEEIASTDGFEFHLISQPPNSPDTNVLDLGYFRAIQSLQDDKITTNVDELMRNVFTSFEELSPQTLDRVFITLQSCFTTILEVHGNNKYKIPHLNKDILIRRGVLPLQLHVEESLEYLKLPENNAGDTYDIGPLNHALGY, encoded by the exons ATGGAAGTAAACAAGACATCAATTGGTAGATTTATTAAGAATAATCAGCTAAAACCTCATACAAGTGTTGTCAAGCCTACACTGACTGAAGCCAACAAAATTGCAAGGATGAAATGTTGTCTTGCTCATATTCACCCAACATTAGGTGAAGGTAAACTTCTTTACCATTCATTGCACAACATTGTTCATATTGACGAGAAATGGTTCTACATGACAAAGACATCAGACAGATACTACCTTTTGTCGGATGAGGATGAGCCTTATAGGTCCTGTAAGTCCAAGAGATTCATCACTAAAGTGATGTTCATGGCTGCTGTGTGTAGGCCACTTATTGGCAGTGATGGGGAAATCATATTTGATGGTAAAATAGGATTATTCCCGTTCACAGAGATAGTACCAGCCAAAAGAAGTTCGAAGAACAGGCCAAAAGGGACATTGGAGACAAAGCCTATTCAATTAGTGAATAAGGAAGTCATGACAGCTTGTCTCATAAACCAG ATTGTACCAACAATTAAGGCCAAATGGCCAGCCAATGCAAGCAAGAAGATTTACATCCAGCAAGATAATGTCAAACCTCACCTAAAAGCTGCTGACCAACAGTTTGAAGAGATTGCTAGTACTGATGGGTTTGAATTCCATCTAATTAGCCAACCACCCAACTCCCCGGACACAAATGTATTAGACCTTGGGTATTTTAGGGCAATACAATCACTTcaagatgacaaaataactacCAATGTAGATGAGTTGATGAGGAATGTGTTTACCTCATTTGAAGAACTCTCACCACAAACTCTAGATAGAGTTTTCATCACATTGCAAAGTTGTTTCACAACAATATTAGAAGTGCATGGGAACAATAAGTACAAGATCCCTCACTTAAACAAGGACATATTGATAAGAAGAGGGGTGCTGCCTTTACAACTTCATGTTGAGGAGAGTTTGGAGTACCTAAAGTTGCCCGAGAACAATGCTGGAGACACATATGACATAGGGCCTCTTAACCATGCTTTAGGGTACTAG
- the LOC125207117 gene encoding condensin-2 complex subunit H2, translating into MNADIDSLESSSGRFLQTVRPLRDLESNWTVDLAKNLEEYLLKICSGHISSEDDADLSVNFAEAALLLQGSVQVYSRKVEYLYSLVVHALDFISKKSQENQEESPSTQPDSTGARSAKEEGDDPFWGLDDIPVDTKNLLDDATCRDVPPSHFMRPPANIVVLEGECLDAGGDAGELESYLLATCDLYRDFILLDSCDAVAIDNFLDSKAGKEPINAHRVSSVTSKGRKSFLSPSRQTGGTAQKQSAKKQNDANMFQSPRVDQRFESKDCNVGHTPPACGFADHDDGFGMGDAYSEPGDFNDSDEDDDDHDHDPWKPLNPHEPGNLKVKPYKKVKGKMRLNVGSRKHQSLTAEFPLAKHSSLVSPELNEVWEAKLHASKKLGRSDSVSLYEKLRQSLVLGEKRTKDTTSSNPESNADDNGYEDNGYESEDPDIGPSYFDMPDKTFNHENEPPSQDKENVDSHANLEDLCRSHLDTLLETLAENEKQTELAARVSSWKQRIDHSLEEQEARPPFDIHKYGDRVLDKLSTEGDDGKALSFGDVVKGQEKHDVARTFSALLQLVNNGDIDLVRSIQASTSTCHSDKNPFHLQLLKNKRKKGILLQSSKKRAKSPLVRRHAKVKNKGKENCVASSPQGYPSSCRFSISIGKSSKARCTPEGKKRRKSPMVAPLDINLEG; encoded by the exons ATGAATGCCGATATCGACAGCCTCGAATCTTCCTCCGGGAGATTTCTGCAGACGGTGCGGCCTCTCCGCGACCTAGAGTCCAACTGGACCGTCGATTTGGCGAAGAATTTGGAGGAATACTTGCTCAAGATTTGCTCCGGACATATCTCAAGCGAGGACGATGCCGATTTATCTGTGAATTTTGCGGAAG CTGCTTTGCTGCTTCAGGGGTCAGTGCAGGTGTATAGTAGGAAAGTGGAGTATTTGTATTCATTGGTTGTCCATGCATTGGATTTCATCTCAAAGAAAAG tcaagaaaatcaagaagaaaGTCCATCTACTCAGCCAGATTCAACTGGTGCACGGAGTGCAAAAGAAGAAGGGGATGATCCTTTTTGGGGTTTAGATGATATACCTG TTGATACAAAGAACTTGCTGGATGATGCGACTTGTAGAGATGTCCCACCCAGTCATTTTATGCGCCCCCCTGCAAATATAGTTGTGCTAGAAGGTGAATGCTTGGATGCTGGTGGTGATGCTGGGGAACTGGAGTCGTATCTG TTAGCGACATGTGATCTTTACCGGGATTTCATTCTGCTGGACTCTTGTGATGCCGTTGCTATTGACAATTTTCTTGATTCTAAAGCTGGTAAAGAGCCAATAAATGCTCATAGGGTGAGCTCTGTAACTTCTAAGGGCCGTAAGAGCTTTCTGTCTCCATCAAGACAAACTGGGGGAACTGCTCAAAAGCAGTCTGCTAAAAAGCAAAATGATGCAAATATGTTCCAGTCACCTCGTGTTGATCAAAGGTTTGAATCTAAGGACTGCAATGTTGGGCATACACCTCCTGCTTGTGGTTTTGCAGACCATGATGATGGATTTGGAATGGGAGATGCATATTCAGAACCTGGAGACTTCAATGACTCTGATGAGGATGATGATGATCATGATCATGATCCATGGAAACCTTTAAATCCCCACGAACCAGGAAACTTGAAAGTTAAACCTTATAAAAAAG TGAAAGGTAAAATGAGGCTAAATGTTGGTTCAAGGAAGCATCAATCTTTGACTGCGGAATTCCCACTGGCGAAACATAGTAGTCTTGTTAGCCCCGAACTAAATGAAGTTTGGGAAGCAAAATTACATGCCTCCAAAAAACTTGGAAGATCAGATTCTGTTTCCCTATATGAGAAG CTGCGGCAATCACTAGTTCTGGGGGAGAAAAGAACAAAGGACACCACCTCATCCAATCCTGAAAGCAATGCTGACGACAATGGATATGAAGACAACGGATATGAGAGTGAAGATCCAGATATTGGGCCATCGTATTTTGACATGCCGGATAAAACATTCAACCATGAAAATGAACCTCCTTCTCAAGATAAG GAAAATGTGGACTCTCATGCAAACCTTGAAGATCTGTGTCGTTCTCACTTG GATACGCTTCTTGAAACCCTTGCTGAAAACGAGAAGCAGACAGAATTGGCTGCTCGAGTTTCTTCTTGGAAACAGAGAATTGACCACAGTCTGGAAGAGCAA GAAGCACGGCCACCATTCGATATTCACAAATATGGTGATAGAGTTCTTGATAAGCTATCCACCGAAGGAGATGATGGGAAGGCCTTGTCATTTGGTGACGTAGTCAAAGGCCAAGAGAAGCATGATGTTGCTAGAACCTTTTCAGCTCTTCTGCAACTG GTGAACAACGGAGACATTGATCTGGTGAGAAGCATCCAAGCCAGCACGTCAACTTGCCATTCGGACAAGAATCCATTCCATCTCCAATTGCTCAAGAATAAGAGGAAAAAGGGAATCCTTCTTCAGTCATCTAAAAAGAGAGCCAAGTCTCCTTTAGTGAGAAGACATGCCAAAGTCAAGAACAAGGGCAAGGAAAACTGCGTCGCATCATCACCTCAGGGGTATCCCTCAAGCTGCAGATTCTCCATAAGCATAGGAAAATCCAGCAAAGCTCGATGCACCCCTGAAGgcaagaagagaagaaaatcGCCTATGGTTGCACCATTAGACATTAACTTAGAGGGATAA
- the LOC125207118 gene encoding probable acylpyruvase FAHD1, mitochondrial, with protein sequence MATSASAIQKLLTVGTKIIGVGRNYAAHAKELGNAVPKEPVLFLKPTTSYLENGGKIEVPEPLEGLDHEVELAVVIGQRARDVPEATAMDYVGGYALALDMTAREIQSVAKSAGLPWSAAKGQDTFTPISSVLPKSMLPDPHNIELWLKVDGQIRQKGSTSDMIFKIPFLISHISSLFTLLEGDVILTGTPKGVGPVKIGQRIEAGITDILDIHFDVERRNRVIH encoded by the exons ATGGCCACGTCAGCTTCCGCGATTCAGAAGCTTCTGACCGTCGGAACCAAAATAATCGGTGTAGGTCGCAACTACGCCGCGCACGCCAAGGAACTCGGAAATGCTGTGCCTAAG GAGCCGGTGCTGTTTCTGAAGCCGACGACGTCGTATTTGGAGAACGGCGGTAAAATTGAGGTGCCGGAGCCGCTGGAGGGGCTGGATCATGAGGTCGAGCTGGCGGTGGTTATCGGTCAACGCGCCCGTGACGTGCCGGAGGCCACTGCGATGGACTACGTTGGAG GTTATGCTCTTGCTTTGGATATGACTGCAAGGGAGATCCAATCTGTTGCTAAG TCTGCAGGTCTTCCGTGGTCTGCAGCTAAGGGGCAAGATACCTTCACCCCGATCAGCTCTGTT TTGCCAAAATCCATGTTGCCAGACCCTCACAACATAGAACTCTGGTTGAAG GTTGATGGACAAATTCGGCAAAAAGGATCGACGAGTGATATGATATTTAAGATCCCATTCTTGATTAGCCACATCAGCTCTCTCTTTACGCTTCTTGAAGGCGATGTCATTTTGACAG GGACTCCTAAAGGTGTTGGCCCTGTTAAGATAGGtcaaagaattgaagctgGAATTACTGACATTTTGGACATTCATTTCGATGTTGAAAGACGCAATAGAGTGATTCATTGA